ACGCCGAGCGTGATCAACACCAACGGGCCGAGGCAGCAGGTGGAGGCGAGGATGGCGGCAAGCCCGCCAGTCAACAGCGCGCCGCGTCCGCCGCCTTGAGTTTCTGTTGGTCGATCTGTTTTCATAGGTTAAGCTTACTTCCGTACTTAAGTACGGAGTCAAGTGCCATGAGCGAACCACCTGAAACACTGACCATCGGCGTCCTGGCCGATGCCGCCGGGGTCAACGTCGAGACGATCCGCTTCTATCAGCGCAAGGGCCTGATGCAGGAGCCTGACCGGCCTCTAGGCGGCATCCGTCGTTACGGGGGGCCGGATCTGGCACGCGTGCGCTTCATCAAATCGGCCCAGCGACTGGGCTTCAGCCTGGACGAGATCGCGGACTTGCTGAAGTTGGAGGATGGATCGCATTGCACCGAGGCCCGCGAGCAGGCCGAGCGCAAGCTGGCCGATGTGCGTGACCGGCTTGCCGACCTGCGTCGAATCGAAGTCGCGCTGCAAGGGCTCGTCGTGCGTTG
This genomic interval from Burkholderiaceae bacterium contains the following:
- a CDS encoding Mercuric resistance operon regulatory protein MerR — translated: MSEPPETLTIGVLADAAGVNVETIRFYQRKGLMQEPDRPLGGIRRYGGPDLARVRFIKSAQRLGFSLDEIADLLKLEDGSHCTEAREQAERKLADVRDRLADLRRIEVALQGLVVRCCATSGQVQCPLIAALQAA